The following coding sequences are from one Wenzhouxiangella sp. AB-CW3 window:
- a CDS encoding response regulator: MKQRILLADDHALMRAGMRALIDGMGHAEVVAEAGTGLEAVALVAEHQPDIVLMDISMPELNGLEALARIRRRDADVRVIMLSMHADEEYIVQSLRLGVAGYLLKDSATMELELALRSVAAGETYLSPAISRQVVDDYLGRLADSDGPLDRLTARQRQVLQLVAEGHSTRQCAELLNVSVKTVESHRANLMDRLGVRDLPGLVRFAVRHGLVSAEG, translated from the coding sequence ATGAAGCAGCGTATTCTGCTGGCCGATGATCATGCATTGATGCGTGCCGGCATGCGGGCCCTGATCGATGGTATGGGGCATGCTGAAGTGGTGGCAGAGGCCGGCACCGGGCTGGAAGCCGTGGCCCTGGTTGCCGAGCACCAGCCGGATATCGTGCTGATGGATATCAGCATGCCGGAACTCAACGGGCTAGAGGCGCTGGCACGCATTCGCCGACGTGACGCCGATGTTCGCGTGATCATGCTATCGATGCATGCTGACGAGGAGTACATTGTTCAGTCCCTGAGGCTTGGTGTGGCCGGATACCTGCTCAAGGACTCGGCCACGATGGAGCTGGAGCTGGCGCTGCGCTCGGTGGCGGCAGGAGAAACCTACCTCAGTCCGGCCATTTCCAGGCAGGTGGTTGATGACTACCTGGGTCGTCTGGCCGACTCCGATGGTCCGCTGGACCGATTGACTGCCCGTCAGCGGCAGGTGTTGCAGCTCGTGGCCGAGGGGCATTCGACGCGTCAGTGCGCGGAGTTGCTCAATGTGTCGGTCAAGACCGTGGAGTCTCACCGGGCCAACCTGATGGATCGTCTGGGGGTGCGCGACCTGCCGGGTCTGGTGCGTTTTGCGGTGCGCCATGGACTGGTCAGTGCCGAGGGCTGA
- a CDS encoding PAS domain-containing sensor histidine kinase, which translates to MKSSEIQFLKVFRYNPIAMVLVEPDLSLAHTNQEFRRLIGHANRDLLGRSIGDLVDGEDGSRMVLRLRRSLDSGSPEQAESWEEFRLLRQDGQTRWIRLNTEEIHDRDGELIYLLLMFEDITERKCFDQEREAYRQRLEHLSRRLLESQEAERRKLARELHDEWGQTLTAIKMGMQAVRGGPGVDGILDTATAEVDRLIRHVRELSLQLRPSVLDDLGLEAALNWLIAQHKRAGMKLDLHVDLDGQRPSAEVETACFRVVQEALTNVRRHAGAEHVEVRVGCRHGQLDLLIRDDGEGFDAHRAQEHAGRGRSLGLLSMEERVSLLGGAFELLSTRGVGTRITARLPLHAGTEEFPSSPLAAQDGVLGT; encoded by the coding sequence TTGAAGTCGAGTGAGATCCAGTTTCTCAAGGTCTTTCGCTACAACCCCATCGCCATGGTGTTGGTCGAGCCTGATCTGAGTCTGGCACACACCAATCAGGAGTTCAGGCGCCTGATCGGCCACGCCAATCGCGATCTTCTGGGCCGTTCGATCGGTGATCTCGTCGACGGCGAGGATGGCAGCCGCATGGTTCTGCGACTGCGACGCTCACTGGATTCCGGCAGCCCGGAGCAGGCCGAAAGCTGGGAAGAGTTCAGGTTGCTTCGTCAGGATGGGCAGACGCGCTGGATTCGTCTCAATACCGAGGAAATCCACGACCGCGACGGCGAACTGATCTACCTGCTCCTGATGTTCGAGGACATTACAGAGCGCAAGTGTTTCGACCAGGAGCGCGAGGCCTACCGGCAGCGACTGGAGCATCTTTCCCGGCGATTGCTGGAGTCGCAAGAAGCGGAGAGACGAAAGCTGGCGCGAGAACTTCATGATGAATGGGGTCAGACCCTGACAGCCATCAAGATGGGCATGCAGGCAGTGCGTGGTGGACCGGGTGTTGACGGCATTCTGGACACGGCCACGGCCGAGGTCGATCGGCTCATCCGGCACGTGCGTGAGTTGTCGCTGCAGCTGCGGCCCTCCGTACTGGATGATCTGGGGTTGGAGGCCGCATTGAATTGGCTGATTGCGCAACACAAGCGCGCTGGTATGAAGCTGGACCTGCATGTGGACCTTGACGGGCAGCGACCTTCGGCAGAAGTGGAGACGGCCTGTTTTCGCGTGGTTCAGGAGGCCCTGACCAATGTTCGTCGGCATGCCGGTGCCGAGCATGTGGAGGTACGCGTGGGATGTCGGCATGGGCAACTGGATTTGTTGATCCGTGACGATGGCGAGGGCTTTGATGCCCACCGGGCTCAAGAGCATGCCGGCCGGGGCCGGAGCCTGGGACTGCTGAGCATGGAAGAGCGGGTCAGCCTCCTTGGTGGGGCATTCGAGCTACTCTCTACGCGGGGTGTGGGTACTCGCATCACGGCCCGCCTGCCGCTGCATGCGGGTACTGAAGAATTTCCCTCATCGCCATTGGCGGCCCAGGACGGGGTGCTGGGTACATGA
- a CDS encoding PilZ domain-containing protein encodes MVHYEDRLPLSWIMERPDSDLDRHHLESTNLSILNGVAAVEELPIERLKEEQPELHQELARLDAKLHLVLDMVARLLEREEARPESRLVRLSVDAMDFADPEHEFEVGQRGTLRLHLHPAIPAPLALPGAIEEDCEHDGKRWLRFKPDTMPQPLRDALSRHIFRHHRRMVAAARRND; translated from the coding sequence ATGGTCCATTACGAAGATCGGCTTCCGCTGAGCTGGATCATGGAGCGTCCTGATAGCGACCTCGATCGGCATCATCTCGAATCGACCAATCTCTCGATTCTCAATGGTGTGGCCGCTGTCGAGGAGTTGCCGATCGAGCGCCTGAAGGAAGAACAGCCCGAGCTGCACCAGGAGCTGGCGCGTCTGGATGCCAAGCTCCACCTGGTGCTGGACATGGTGGCCCGTCTGCTTGAACGCGAGGAAGCTCGTCCGGAATCGCGCCTGGTTCGTCTTTCGGTGGATGCCATGGACTTCGCTGACCCCGAGCACGAGTTTGAAGTCGGACAGCGCGGCACGCTTCGGTTGCACCTGCACCCGGCCATTCCCGCTCCGCTGGCACTACCCGGTGCTATCGAGGAAGACTGCGAGCACGATGGAAAGCGCTGGCTCCGTTTCAAGCCCGACACCATGCCGCAACCCCTGCGCGATGCGCTTTCACGCCATATATTCCGCCATCATCGTCGCATGGTGGCCGCTGCACGCCGCAACGACTGA
- the fliT gene encoding flagellar protein FliT: MNADARPEQMEAIRQIGQRIREQVRQADLETAGDLAVERHQQVVALFSDLDGDGDMLAAGIRELLDEDRELIGLLTELRSRLEQELGSARRGARSARAYMEVADRR; this comes from the coding sequence ATGAACGCCGATGCCCGCCCTGAGCAGATGGAAGCGATCCGCCAGATCGGGCAGCGCATTCGTGAGCAGGTGCGCCAGGCCGATCTGGAAACGGCCGGAGACCTGGCCGTGGAGCGTCACCAGCAGGTCGTGGCGCTGTTTTCTGACCTGGACGGAGACGGTGATATGCTGGCGGCAGGCATCCGGGAATTGCTCGACGAAGATCGCGAGCTGATTGGACTGCTCACCGAGCTCAGGAGTCGGCTGGAGCAGGAACTGGGTTCGGCCAGGCGCGGTGCGCGTTCGGCCCGGGCTTACATGGAAGTCGCCGATCGGCGTTGA
- the fliS gene encoding flagellar export chaperone FliS: MNEMLNAYRENSVANAEYSDPHRLISMLFDGAAEYLMRAIGHTERGEVARKGECLGRVVSIIDTLDASLDHGAGDGSIAANLASLYDYMQRRLTEANFENDAAKMREVHGLITEIRDGWNAIPPEARAQAASGNDAS; encoded by the coding sequence ATGAATGAAATGCTCAATGCCTACCGTGAGAACAGCGTGGCGAATGCCGAGTACTCCGATCCGCATCGATTGATCTCGATGCTGTTCGACGGTGCTGCCGAATATCTGATGCGTGCCATTGGTCATACGGAACGCGGTGAGGTTGCACGCAAGGGAGAATGCCTGGGGCGCGTGGTCTCGATCATCGACACGCTGGATGCCAGCCTGGATCATGGCGCGGGCGATGGCAGCATTGCCGCCAACCTGGCCTCGCTATACGATTACATGCAGCGTCGTCTCACCGAGGCCAATTTCGAGAACGATGCCGCCAAGATGCGCGAGGTGCATGGCCTGATTACCGAAATCAGGGATGGTTGGAATGCCATTCCGCCGGAAGCGCGGGCTCAGGCGGCATCGGGTAACGACGCCTCATGA
- the fliD gene encoding flagellar filament capping protein FliD, which produces MATIQSMGAGSGMDMDRLVRDLVAAERQPVEDRLNRSEARFSSQLTAMAEFKGALSALGDTARSLERGGGLSERSATSSDPEVFTASAQSGTAPGQFDIEVLELASAHKVATDPFASRTDPVGTGTLAFSVGDSSFSINVQEGNNSLADIRDAINSAPDNRAVTANIINEDGGSRLVLTARDTGAENVIEVSASGGDGGLAALTSFDELTAAADARVRIETFEFSSASNQVEGAIDGVTLDLQRAAPGEIQTLTVSENRESTIESVQRLVERFNALADINRNLAGYDPVAEQGGPLQGDATVRGAMSQVQRILNGLVEGADPRFNSLPALGITSNAEGRFELDEQALNRALDERPGVLDEVFGGDRGIATNLSSYLGSVLGPGSLMEGRVAGLQSRLDSIAEQRVRLDTRMQSVEARYQRQFGALDSMIAQMNQTSEFLAQQFAALEGQGRR; this is translated from the coding sequence ATGGCAACGATTCAATCGATGGGCGCGGGTTCCGGCATGGACATGGACCGTCTGGTCCGTGATCTGGTGGCCGCCGAGCGCCAGCCGGTAGAGGATCGTCTCAATCGCAGCGAGGCCCGCTTCAGCTCCCAGCTTACGGCCATGGCCGAGTTCAAGGGTGCGCTGTCGGCGCTGGGTGATACCGCCCGTTCGCTGGAGCGTGGTGGCGGCCTGTCGGAACGCTCGGCGACCAGCTCCGACCCGGAAGTCTTTACTGCCAGCGCCCAAAGTGGCACGGCACCCGGCCAGTTTGATATCGAAGTGCTGGAACTGGCTTCGGCCCACAAGGTGGCCACCGACCCATTTGCCAGTCGCACTGATCCGGTGGGTACCGGAACGCTTGCGTTTTCAGTGGGCGACTCATCGTTCAGCATCAATGTCCAGGAAGGCAACAACAGCCTGGCCGATATCCGCGATGCGATCAACAGCGCGCCTGACAATCGTGCCGTGACGGCCAATATCATCAACGAGGATGGCGGCAGTCGCCTGGTGCTTACCGCCCGGGATACCGGCGCGGAGAATGTCATCGAGGTCAGCGCCAGCGGCGGTGACGGTGGGCTGGCTGCCCTGACGTCGTTCGATGAGCTTACGGCCGCCGCCGATGCACGGGTGCGGATCGAGACCTTTGAGTTCTCCAGTGCATCCAACCAGGTCGAGGGTGCCATCGACGGCGTAACGCTGGATCTGCAACGGGCCGCACCGGGCGAGATACAGACCCTTACGGTCAGCGAGAACCGCGAGTCGACCATCGAGTCAGTTCAGCGCCTGGTCGAGCGATTCAATGCGCTGGCCGACATTAACCGCAACCTGGCCGGTTACGATCCGGTGGCCGAGCAGGGCGGTCCGCTGCAGGGCGATGCCACGGTGCGCGGTGCCATGTCCCAGGTCCAGCGAATTCTCAATGGCCTGGTGGAAGGCGCCGATCCGCGATTCAACAGCCTGCCGGCGCTGGGCATTACCAGCAATGCCGAGGGCCGCTTCGAGCTGGACGAGCAGGCGCTGAACCGGGCGCTGGACGAGCGTCCGGGCGTGCTCGACGAGGTCTTCGGCGGCGATCGCGGAATTGCCACGAACCTGTCTTCCTATCTGGGATCCGTGCTGGGCCCCGGCAGCCTCATGGAGGGCCGGGTGGCCGGCCTGCAGTCCCGTCTGGACAGTATTGCCGAACAGCGGGTCAGGCTCGACACCCGGATGCAGTCGGTCGAAGCGCGTTACCAGCGTCAGTTCGGTGCCCTGGATTCCATGATCGCGCAGATGAACCAGACCAGCGAGTTTCTGGCCCAGCAGTTTGCCGCCCTTGAAGGGCAGGGTCGGCGCTGA
- a CDS encoding flagellar protein FlaG translates to MDNTLSTVQMKLARAGEQSPEPLRKATGERSAPSVEQLETRESPAESQRAMMEKLADQLAEFVRESGRQLEFQVNEERGRVVILVKHSESGEVLRTIPPDEAQRMAMSAGAEGVLINRRA, encoded by the coding sequence ATGGACAACACGCTTTCGACTGTACAGATGAAGCTGGCCCGGGCGGGGGAGCAAAGCCCGGAACCGTTGCGCAAGGCAACCGGGGAGCGGTCGGCGCCCAGCGTCGAACAGCTCGAAACGCGCGAATCACCGGCAGAAAGCCAGCGGGCCATGATGGAAAAGCTGGCCGACCAGTTGGCCGAGTTCGTGCGCGAGTCGGGCCGCCAGCTGGAATTTCAGGTCAACGAGGAACGCGGCCGGGTGGTGATCCTGGTCAAGCATTCCGAGTCCGGCGAGGTGCTCAGAACCATACCGCCGGACGAGGCCCAGCGCATGGCTATGAGCGCCGGTGCCGAAGGCGTGTTGATCAACCGCCGGGCCTGA
- a CDS encoding flagellin — translation MAVINTNILSLNAQRNLGQSQGALATSLERLSSGLRINSAKDDAAGLAISERFTTQIRGLNQAVRNSNDGISLAQTAEGALGELNNNLQRIRELAVQSANATNSNADRAALDQEVQQRLAEIDRIAEQTSFNGRNVLDGTFGNATFQVGANVGQTIGVDLNTSMRLDSIGAVATTSSVDTSGLISEGQDGVSGAAAVSTTGEIDLAQLDFSTVSGSAATFTTDDLTLGDFGTGTEFTVTAPGGTTVTVELVSGDNSSLNSLSVAISDAAALTTGANFSTSVSGDGIEFTALDNSAGNFSFGGTDAGLLTAGDTDDVAGVADDSSANVTFTVTGPTATGTGFSSEITLNSDLSGSISDLVTAINAAGSGFSVAANTAGELVFTSDDEGDGVIGISGDDAFFNGLTTTTEGDEAQASVAGSTIEVAGDFSIQIGDASAVAVADGTYDSAQGLVDAINLALAGEGRASLNDDNEIVLSAQETITVTAGGDAATLGFDAVSEAGGSLVGTNVLDVDGANDTIFRVDAALTSVSDLRSDFGAVQNRFESTIANLNATVENLESSRSRIQDADFAAETANLTRAQILQQAGISVLSQANAQPQNVLGLLQ, via the coding sequence ATGGCAGTTATTAACACCAACATTCTTTCGCTGAACGCTCAGCGTAACCTGGGTCAGTCCCAGGGTGCCCTGGCGACCTCGCTGGAGCGTCTGTCATCGGGCCTGCGCATCAACAGCGCCAAGGACGATGCGGCCGGCCTGGCGATTTCGGAGCGTTTCACCACGCAGATCCGCGGCCTGAACCAGGCGGTTCGGAACTCCAACGACGGCATTTCCCTGGCACAGACCGCCGAGGGTGCGCTGGGTGAGCTCAACAACAACCTGCAGCGGATTCGTGAGCTGGCCGTGCAGTCGGCCAACGCCACCAATTCCAATGCCGACCGCGCCGCGCTGGACCAGGAAGTGCAGCAGCGCCTGGCCGAGATCGACCGCATTGCCGAGCAGACCTCGTTCAACGGCCGCAACGTGCTCGATGGCACCTTCGGCAACGCCACCTTCCAGGTTGGTGCCAACGTCGGACAGACCATCGGCGTGGACCTCAACACCAGCATGCGCCTGGATTCCATCGGTGCGGTGGCCACGACCTCTTCGGTCGACACGAGTGGCCTGATCTCTGAGGGTCAGGATGGTGTTTCGGGTGCTGCCGCCGTTTCGACCACCGGTGAAATCGATCTGGCTCAGCTTGATTTTTCTACGGTGTCGGGTAGCGCGGCTACCTTTACCACCGACGACCTGACGCTTGGCGACTTCGGTACAGGCACAGAGTTTACCGTTACCGCGCCTGGTGGAACTACGGTTACGGTGGAGCTGGTGTCTGGAGATAACTCGTCACTTAATTCCCTTTCAGTCGCAATCAGTGATGCTGCGGCTTTAACCACAGGGGCCAATTTCAGCACGAGTGTTTCAGGCGATGGAATTGAATTCACAGCCCTCGACAACAGCGCCGGCAACTTCAGCTTTGGTGGAACTGATGCTGGGCTGCTGACAGCCGGAGATACCGATGATGTCGCAGGCGTGGCTGACGATTCCTCGGCCAATGTCACTTTCACGGTCACCGGCCCGACGGCCACCGGAACTGGATTCAGTTCTGAAATCACGCTGAACAGTGATTTGTCTGGAAGCATCTCGGACTTGGTCACTGCCATCAACGCTGCTGGCAGCGGGTTCTCGGTTGCCGCGAATACCGCCGGCGAGCTGGTCTTTACTTCCGACGATGAAGGCGATGGCGTAATCGGCATCTCCGGTGATGACGCCTTCTTCAATGGTCTCACCACGACCACTGAAGGTGACGAAGCGCAAGCGTCGGTTGCCGGCAGCACGATCGAAGTCGCCGGAGACTTCTCGATCCAGATCGGTGACGCCAGTGCGGTAGCCGTGGCTGACGGCACGTACGACAGCGCGCAGGGTCTGGTCGATGCCATCAACCTGGCTCTGGCCGGTGAAGGTCGTGCCAGCCTCAACGACGACAACGAAATCGTGCTCAGCGCCCAGGAAACCATCACGGTGACCGCCGGTGGCGATGCCGCCACGCTGGGCTTTGACGCCGTCTCCGAAGCCGGTGGCAGCCTGGTCGGCACCAACGTGCTGGACGTCGACGGTGCCAACGACACGATCTTCCGTGTCGACGCTGCCCTGACCTCGGTCAGCGACCTGCGCAGCGACTTCGGTGCGGTGCAGAACCGCTTCGAGTCGACCATCGCCAACCTCAATGCCACGGTGGAAAACCTGGAGAGCTCGCGCAGCCGGATCCAGGATGCGGACTTTGCGGCCGAAACGGCCAATCTGACCCGCGCCCAGATCCTGCAGCAGGCCGGTATCTCGGTCCTCTCGCAGGCCAACGCCCAGCCGCAGAATGTGCTGGGACTGCTGCAGTAA
- a CDS encoding tetratricopeptide repeat-containing sulfotransferase family protein — protein MSTEKLARAHNLLEQGKLSEAETQYREILALEPGHASAHHGLARVALASDQPAAAAELLQKALHAEPGNPDHWLALARALTLAGFPDDAGKVLAEGQAAGVLGDDSGPKAELPHHAKKELADANKAASRGQFRRAEKIMADLVRRWPEHFEVQQLLGKILARQQKHREAIEPLYEAHKLDRKNTEVLAILGSCLQSLRQLGDARKCFEQVLAMEPDNAGVHNQLASVLHSLNEDQSALEHAERALAIKPDFPSALINKGNALRGLKRTDAAREAYQQARHLQPDYFAAEANLGTVDRDDGHTLSARDHYKRSLELKPDQPDILHNLGSVHMDLGEPEEALACYREAARLAPHRIETLEAVGDLTTWADAEDKHLQALTEALDAGHLPLQEQVFAGFALGKALLDLGEEDAAFQRYQQANLCARKLYGKHQPELAIGLLKVFGGFMKPGFLEKRKDFGDTDACEIFVMGFSRSGKSLVESLITGDPDITPCREQRDFMVFGHSRLGAEKNKFSSRHLINYIRELEADESRREAARYLDQYNPERMPRTLTNPGNLPLLGFLPLWMPKTPIIFCRRDLMDLGLSCYFKRYAQGHEYSYDLAALGQEIRLNDAFIDLWLEYLPNPMLEVHYEDVVRQPEQTARTIHEFLGREWKPEYLDVLDTRQDLAAALGPAGSVDAPMALRDDFIGFSKPFHHRLEPLVKGYESINIKKTSDE, from the coding sequence ATGAGCACCGAAAAACTCGCCCGCGCCCACAATCTTCTCGAACAGGGCAAACTGTCCGAAGCCGAAACCCAGTACCGCGAAATCCTGGCCCTGGAACCGGGACATGCCAGCGCCCACCATGGTCTTGCACGCGTGGCCCTGGCTTCCGATCAACCGGCCGCCGCGGCCGAGTTGCTGCAGAAGGCACTGCATGCCGAACCCGGCAACCCGGACCACTGGCTGGCCCTGGCGCGTGCCCTGACCCTGGCCGGCTTTCCCGATGATGCCGGGAAGGTGCTGGCCGAAGGTCAGGCCGCCGGGGTTCTGGGCGACGATTCCGGTCCCAAGGCGGAACTGCCACACCATGCGAAGAAAGAGCTGGCCGACGCCAACAAGGCCGCATCGCGTGGCCAGTTCCGTCGGGCCGAGAAAATCATGGCGGATCTGGTCCGCCGCTGGCCAGAACACTTTGAAGTTCAGCAACTGCTGGGAAAGATCCTTGCCCGCCAGCAAAAGCACCGCGAAGCCATCGAGCCGCTTTACGAGGCTCACAAGCTCGACCGCAAGAATACCGAGGTACTGGCCATTCTCGGTAGCTGTCTTCAGAGCCTGCGGCAACTGGGCGATGCACGAAAGTGCTTTGAACAGGTGCTGGCCATGGAGCCGGACAATGCCGGGGTGCACAATCAACTGGCCTCCGTTCTTCACAGTCTCAACGAAGACCAATCCGCCCTTGAACATGCCGAGCGGGCGCTGGCCATCAAGCCCGATTTTCCCAGTGCCCTGATCAACAAGGGCAACGCGCTGCGCGGCCTGAAACGAACCGATGCGGCCAGAGAAGCCTACCAGCAGGCAAGACACTTGCAACCTGATTACTTCGCCGCCGAGGCCAACCTCGGCACTGTGGACCGCGATGACGGCCACACCTTGAGTGCGCGCGACCATTACAAGCGCTCACTGGAACTGAAGCCGGACCAGCCGGACATTCTTCATAACCTGGGCTCGGTTCATATGGATCTTGGCGAGCCGGAAGAGGCATTGGCCTGTTACCGGGAAGCCGCGCGACTGGCCCCGCATCGAATCGAAACCCTGGAAGCCGTCGGTGATCTCACCACCTGGGCCGATGCTGAAGACAAGCATTTGCAGGCACTGACCGAAGCGCTTGATGCCGGGCACCTGCCTTTGCAGGAACAGGTGTTCGCCGGCTTCGCACTGGGCAAGGCACTGCTGGACCTCGGTGAAGAAGACGCCGCCTTCCAGCGCTACCAACAGGCCAACCTTTGCGCGCGCAAGCTCTACGGCAAACATCAGCCTGAGCTGGCGATCGGGCTTCTGAAGGTCTTTGGTGGATTCATGAAACCGGGATTCCTCGAAAAAAGAAAGGACTTCGGGGACACCGATGCGTGTGAGATCTTCGTGATGGGCTTTTCACGCAGCGGCAAGTCGCTGGTCGAAAGCCTGATCACCGGCGACCCGGACATCACGCCATGCCGGGAACAGCGCGATTTCATGGTATTCGGGCACAGCAGACTCGGCGCCGAGAAGAACAAGTTCTCGTCCCGCCATCTCATCAATTACATCCGTGAACTTGAGGCAGATGAGAGTCGACGGGAAGCCGCACGCTATCTGGACCAGTACAACCCCGAACGAATGCCTCGGACGCTGACCAACCCGGGCAACCTCCCCTTGCTGGGCTTTCTTCCACTCTGGATGCCCAAGACCCCGATCATCTTCTGCCGCCGGGACCTGATGGATCTTGGCCTGTCATGCTATTTCAAGCGCTATGCACAGGGCCACGAGTACAGCTACGATCTCGCTGCCCTGGGCCAGGAAATCCGGCTCAACGATGCCTTTATCGACCTGTGGCTGGAATACCTTCCCAACCCCATGCTCGAAGTGCACTACGAGGACGTCGTGCGCCAGCCCGAGCAAACCGCCCGGACGATTCACGAGTTTCTTGGCCGCGAATGGAAGCCGGAGTATCTGGACGTGCTCGACACCCGCCAGGACCTGGCCGCCGCGCTGGGCCCGGCCGGCTCCGTCGATGCACCAATGGCCCTGCGCGATGACTTCATCGGCTTTTCAAAGCCTTTTCATCACCGACTTGAGCCCCTGGTCAAGGGATACGAAAGCATCAACATCAAGAAAACGTCGGACGAGTAG
- a CDS encoding REP-associated tyrosine transposase has protein sequence MARFRRYFQPEDWVFLTLVTGNRRPWLRESRDKRQLLQCMRALKRDLPFRHLAHVILDDHLHWLLIADEGHDIPALVSSLKRRVCFERRDRGLSWRGLWQARYYDHILRDDRDFRVHMDYIHYNPVRHGYVAMARQYRWSSFHAWVERGLYEPCWGMREPDSIGGLNLE, from the coding sequence ATGGCGCGGTTCAGACGATACTTTCAACCCGAAGACTGGGTATTCCTGACGCTGGTGACCGGAAACCGCCGGCCCTGGTTGCGTGAAAGTCGAGACAAGCGGCAATTGCTGCAATGCATGCGGGCCCTCAAGCGTGACCTGCCGTTCCGGCATCTGGCGCATGTGATTCTTGACGATCATCTGCATTGGCTGCTGATTGCCGATGAAGGGCATGACATCCCTGCCCTGGTGTCTTCGCTCAAGCGGCGGGTATGTTTTGAACGCCGCGATCGCGGCCTTTCGTGGCGGGGGTTGTGGCAGGCGCGGTATTACGACCATATCCTGCGTGATGATCGCGATTTCCGGGTTCACATGGATTACATCCATTACAACCCGGTGCGGCATGGTTATGTCGCCATGGCGCGTCAGTACCGGTGGTCGAGTTTTCATGCCTGGGTCGAGCGCGGGTTGTATGAGCCGTGTTGGGGTATGCGGGAACCGGATTCGATTGGTGGGTTGAATCTGGAGTAG
- the flgL gene encoding flagellar hook-associated protein FlgL, whose protein sequence is MRVSTQWLYQSGLNGILGQQSNLNQTQLQLTTGRRINNPSDDPVGAARLQELERSVKQQEVFQKNIDRGRQRMGVAEQALSSTGNTVQRARELAVQAANDTLGSDQRAMVAAELRQRVEEMLLTANSQDGGGEYIFAGSRTGDKPFVRENGEVVYRGDSQARELVIGPGTTAAESLTGDQAYMRIRDGNGIVRAEPGAGNTGSGVVQVGQQVDQAVYDGGTYTLQFAGPDPDDWQVVDSDTPPNVVATGTFEPDSVIAFQGVEITIGGQPEIGDEFVVEPARNTSIFATVENLAAALEQAPANDSERAAQRQTIDDTLAQFDRFENQLLTLRADLGARMNTFDDVEESHSEVKLSLETLVSEVRDLDYAEAISRFQFQQTALQAAQQSFMRVQQLNLFNFMG, encoded by the coding sequence ATGCGTGTCTCTACCCAGTGGCTGTACCAGTCCGGACTCAACGGCATACTGGGCCAGCAGTCCAATCTCAATCAGACCCAGTTGCAGCTCACCACTGGCCGGCGCATCAACAACCCGTCCGACGACCCGGTTGGCGCGGCGCGACTTCAGGAACTGGAGCGCTCGGTCAAGCAGCAGGAAGTCTTTCAGAAGAACATTGACCGCGGGCGTCAGCGCATGGGAGTGGCCGAACAGGCGCTGTCGAGCACTGGCAACACCGTCCAGCGGGCGCGCGAGCTGGCCGTGCAGGCGGCCAATGACACCCTGGGCAGTGATCAGCGCGCCATGGTGGCCGCCGAGCTGCGCCAGCGCGTCGAAGAAATGCTGCTGACCGCCAACAGCCAGGACGGGGGCGGTGAATACATCTTTGCCGGCTCACGAACCGGCGACAAGCCCTTCGTGCGCGAGAACGGCGAGGTCGTTTACCGGGGCGACAGCCAGGCCCGGGAGCTGGTGATCGGTCCCGGCACCACGGCGGCCGAATCGCTGACCGGCGACCAGGCCTACATGCGCATCCGCGACGGCAATGGCATCGTGCGTGCCGAGCCGGGTGCCGGCAACACCGGATCGGGCGTGGTGCAGGTCGGCCAACAGGTCGATCAGGCGGTTTATGACGGGGGCACCTACACCTTGCAATTCGCCGGGCCCGATCCGGACGACTGGCAGGTCGTCGACAGCGATACACCGCCCAATGTTGTGGCCACCGGCACCTTCGAGCCGGATTCGGTGATTGCTTTCCAGGGCGTGGAGATCACGATCGGCGGTCAACCCGAGATCGGGGATGAATTCGTCGTCGAGCCGGCCCGAAACACCTCCATCTTTGCCACCGTGGAAAACCTCGCCGCAGCGCTGGAACAGGCCCCGGCCAACGATAGCGAGCGTGCCGCACAGCGGCAGACCATCGACGACACATTGGCCCAGTTCGACCGCTTTGAAAACCAGTTGTTGACGTTACGTGCCGACCTGGGCGCGCGCATGAATACCTTCGACGATGTCGAGGAAAGCCATTCCGAGGTCAAGCTCTCGCTGGAAACCCTGGTCTCGGAAGTGCGCGATCTGGACTACGCCGAAGCCATCAGCCGCTTCCAGTTCCAGCAGACCGCCCTGCAGGCCGCCCAGCAAAGCTTCATGCGAGTTCAGCAACTCAACCTGTTCAACTTCATGGGCTGA